The window TGTTGATCTGGTGTATCCGCTGCTTGATCCAAGAGTTGCGTATGAATAACATTTTTCGTTACTTATGGAATAAATCGGTATTGTTGGCCGGGAGCTGTTGTGCATTGTTGCTGGTATTGTTTCTGGCCGCAGGGGGATTTTTTATTCCAACTGAAGACGCTTACCCCTTAGCCGCGTCTGCCAGTATGCCGCCATCTTTTGATTATCCTTTTGGCACAGATAGTCAGGGGCGGAATTTGTTGGCTGTTGCTGTCTATGGAACCAGGATGACCCTGCAGATCGGGTTCATCTCGGCTGCGATCGGACTTTTTGTTGGAACATCGTTAGGATTTATCTCGGCGTATTTTGGAGGCGTGTTAGATACTGTCATTAAGTGGATGACGGATGTTTGTCTGACGATTCCTGAGCTGCTTATTTTAGTTGTTGTTGCCTCTTCTTTTGGAGGGGAATCGATTTCGGTTTTTTCAATGGCCGCCATTATTTCCTTGATGAGTTGGAGGTGGCC of the Desulfobulbaceae bacterium genome contains:
- a CDS encoding ABC transporter permease, which translates into the protein MNNIFRYLWNKSVLLAGSCCALLLVLFLAAGGFFIPTEDAYPLAASASMPPSFDYPFGTDSQGRNLLAVAVYGTRMTLQIGFISAAIGLFVGTSLGFISAYFGGVLDTVIKWMTDVCLTIPELLILVVVASSFGGESISVFSMAAIISLMSWRWPARVIRAQALTMKKQDYIVMAQLSGMGGLEIIFKEMVPNLLPFLGAAFTGSVRGAIFDTIGLSALGLGPLREPELGVTIYWIISQNAMLRGLWWWPIMPVALILFVMITLYLLTAGFDEVANPRLQRN